A region of Vigna radiata var. radiata cultivar VC1973A chromosome 6, Vradiata_ver6, whole genome shotgun sequence DNA encodes the following proteins:
- the LOC106763311 gene encoding cucumisin-like — translation MGEYPKGIEFTESLHTDMVQRVISSKFAPDTLVHSYKSFNGFVGRLTKEESERMKGMDDVVSVIPNRVYSVQTSRSWNFLGFPENVQRSKVESNTIVGVIDSGIWPNSSSFTNGGFGRPPQKWKGTCHNFTCNNKIIGAKYFRLGGAFAEEDIISPADTSGHGSHCASTAAGNHVSNANLLGLGLGTARGGVPSARIAVYKVCWTNGCETADILAGFDAAIMDGVDIISLSLGPKTVIRMEYFEDPIAIGAFHAMKRGILTSKSAGNSGPNLYTMTNSAPWFISVAASTIDRKFLTNLLLGNGQIFHGISVNTFSPTQKSYPLIYGGDAPAAGFNSSLSRSCLDDSLNGALVRGKIVLCDDNIYTSPSKVGFASGAAAVIFRSTSPLVVADVYALPAIHITATDGNSVSSYLKSISNPAATIFKSYEGKDSSAPYIAPFSSRGPNKVTPNILKPDIAAPGVDILAAWSPISPISDVKGEKRVSNLNIISGTSMACPHVTAAAAYVKSFHPNWSPAAIKSALMTTATPMNPARNVEAEFAYGAGQINPLKAVNPGLVYDAGENDYVSFLCGQGYSSSALRIITGDNSTCTSANKGSVFNLNLPSFALSTPRSSYNNVTFRRTVTNVGSATSKYRATITAHPSSLKVEVLPNVLAFSSLGQRLSFTLNIEGSINAGLVSFSLIWDDGTLKARSPVVVYVP, via the exons ATGGGCGAATATCCCAAGGGCATAGAATTCACTGAATCACTTCACACTGATATGGTTCAAAGAGTCATCAGCAG CAAATTTGCACCAGATACTTTGGTGCACAGCTACAAGAGTTTCAATGGATTTGTGGGGAGGCTAACCAAAGAAGAATCAGAAAGAATGAAAg GAATGGATGATGTGGTTTCTGTTATTCCAAATAGAGTCTACAGTGTCCAAACATCAAGGTCCTGGAACTTCCTTGGCTTCCCAGAAAATGTCCAAAGGTCAAAGGTAGAAAGTAACACAATCGTTGGAGTAATCGACAGTGGAATTTGGCCTAATTCCTCTAGCTTTACCAATGGAGGCTTTGGTCGACCACCACAGAAATGGAAGGGAACATGCCATAACTTCACTTGCAATAA CAAAATAATTGGAGCAAAATATTTTCGTCTTGGTGGTGCTTTCGCCGAAGAGGACATCATATCTCCAGCTGATACGAGTGGTCATGGGTCTCACTGTGCATCAACTGCTGCTGGAAACCATGTTAGCAATGCAAATTTGTTAGGGCTTGGCTTAGGAACAGCGAGAGGAGGAGTTCCATCAGCACGCATTGCTGTGTATAAAGTTTGTTGGACAAATGGTTGTGAAACTGCTGACATTCTAGCAGGTTTTGATGCAGCCATTATGGATGGTGTTGATATTATATCTCTTTCATTGGGACCTAAAACCGTCATACGCATGGAATATTTTGAAGATCCAATTGCAATAGGAGCTTTCCATGCAATGAAGAGAGGCATATTAACTTCGAAATCTGCAGGCAATTCGGGTCCAAACCTTTACACGATGACAAATTCTGCACCATGGTTCATTTCCGTGGCTGCTTCCACTATAGACAGAAAGTTTTTAACCAATCTCCTATTGGGCAATGGCCAAATCTTCCAT GGAATTTCAGTGAATACATTTAGTCCAACACAGAAGAGTTACCCTTTAATTTATGGGGGAGATGCACCAGCTGCTGGATTTAATAGTTCACTGTCCAG GTCTTGCCTTGACGATTCTTTGAATGGAGCTTTGGTGAGAGGGAAAATTGTTTTGTGTGATGACAATATTTATACTTCTCCTTCGAAAGTGGGATTTGCTTCTGGGGCTGCTGCTGTTATATTCAGAAGTACATCACCTTTGGTTGTGGCAGATGTATATGCATTGCCAGCAATTCACATTACTGCAACTGATGGGAATTCCGTATCTTCTTATTTAAAGTCAATAAG TAATCCAGCAGCTACCATATTCAAGAGTTACGAAGGAAAAGATTCATCAGCCCCTTATATTGCTCCTTTCTCATCAAGAGGTCCAAATAAAGTCACCCCAAACATTCTTAAG CCTGATATAGCAGCTCCAGGAGTTGACATCCTGGCTGCATGGTCTCCGATTTCTCCTATTTCTGATGTTAAAGGAGAGAAAAGAGTatcaaatttgaatataatatctGGAACTTCAATGGCATGCCCTCATGTTACTGCAGCAGCTGCTTACGTCAAATCATTTCATCCCAACTGGTCTCCTGCTGCAATCAAATCCGCGTTGATGACAACtg CTACCCCTATGAATCCTGCACGTAATGTCGAGGCTGAATTTGCTTACGGAGCGGGGCAAATCAATCCTTTGAAGGCAGTAAATCCTGGACTAGTTTATGATGCTGGTGAAAATGATTATGTTAGTTTTCTGTGTGGACAAGGTTATAGTTCATCAGCGCTGCGAATAATTACAGGAGATAACAGCACTTGCACATCAGCAAATAAAGGGTCTGTTTTCAACCTTAATCTCCCATCTTTTGCTCTATCAACCCCTCGTTCAAGCTACAACAATGTCACTTTTCGTAGAACTGTTACAAATGTTGGATCAGCTACATCCAAATATAGGGCCACGATAACTGCACATCCATCTTCTTTGAAGGTCGAAGTACTGCCAAATGTTTTGGCCTTCTCATCGTTGGGTCAGAGGCTGTCTTTTACCCTTAATATTGAAGGAAGCATTAATGCAGGcttggtttctttttctttgatttgggATGACGGCACTCTTAAGGCAAGGAGCCCCGTTGTTGTTTATGTTCCATAA
- the LOC106763312 gene encoding cucumisin-like: MDNQQSCIIFPLKLLFLYATEIRHRIHSLHHTTDALNVKQDSHVCASPTPIFVYENRKLAPDTLVHSYRSFNGFVVRLTKEESERMKGLDDVVSVIPNRVHSIQTSSSWGFLGFPENVERTKEESNTIVGVLDTGIWPNSSSFSDEGFGPPPQKWKGTCLNFTCNNKIIGAKYFRLGGEFAQEDMISPTDTIGHGSHCASTAAGNHVSNANLLGLGLGTARGGVPSARIAVYKVCWTNGCEAADILAGFDAAIMDGVDIISLSVGYGEVIHVEYFKDVFAVGAFHAMKRGILTSQAAGNSGPNLYTMPNLAPWITSVAASTIDRKFLTNLQLGDGRIFQGISVNTFSPAQKSYPLIYGGDAPAAGFSSSTSRFCDENSLDGAMVRGKIVLCDGFSSSPYVGFASGAAGLIFTDQFVAEVFALPAISITASDGKSVFSYLKSTRYKTFLQSIKDHTLVMYNFVQFNPAATIFKTHEGKDSSAPYIAPFSSRGPNKVTPNILKPDIAAPGVDILAAWSPISPISGVKGETRVTNFKIASGTSMACPHVSAAAAYVKSFHPNWSPAAIKSTLMTTATPMNPALDVDAEFAYGAGQLNPLKAVNPGLVYDAGEYDYISFLCAEGYGSRALRRITGDNSTCTSENTGSVFNLNLPSFALSTPRSSDNNVTFGRTVTNVGSATSTYKAIITAHPSSLNVQVLPSVLAFSSLGERLSFTLKIEGSINADLVSFSLIWDDGTFKARSPIVVYVP, encoded by the exons ATGGATAATCAACAAAGTTGTATCATATTTCCTCTTAAACTCCTCTTTCTCTATGCCACAGAGATCAGACACAGAATCCACTCCCTCCACCACACTACTGATGCCTTGAATGTGAAACAAGACTCGCATGTGTGTGCTTCACCTACTCCAATTTTTGTCTATGAGAACAG AAAACTTGCCCCAGATACCTTGGTACACAGCTACAGGAGTTTCAATGGATTTGTAGTGAGGCTAACCAAAGAAGAATCAGAAAGAATGAAAG GATTGGATGATGTGGTTTCCGTTATTCCAAATAGAGTTCACAGTATCCAAACATCAAGTTCCTGGGGCTTTCTTGGCTTCCCTGAAAATGTTGAAAGAACAAAGGAAGAAAGTAACACAATCGTGGGAGTACTGGATACTGGAATTTGGCCAAATTCCTCAAGCTTCTCCGACGAAGGCTTTGGTCCACCACCACAGAAATGGAAAGGAACATGCCTTAACTTCACTTGCAATAA CAAAATAATTGGAGCAAAATATTTTCGTCTTGGTGGTGAGTTCGCCCAAGAGGACATGATATCTCCAACTGATACGATTGGTCACGGCTCTCACTGTGCATCAACTGCTGCTGGAAACCATGTTAGCAATGCAAATTTATTAGGGCTTGGTTTAGGAACAGCAAGAGGAGGAGTTCCATCAGCACGCATTGCTGTGTATAAAGTTTGTTGGACAAATGGTTGTGAAGCTGCTGACATTCTTGCAGGATTTGATGCAGCCATTATGGATGGTGTTGACATTATATCTCTTTCAGTGGGATATGGAGAAGTCATACACGTGGAATATTTTAAAGATGTATTTGCAGTAGGAGCCTTCCATGCAATGAAGAGAGGCATATTAACTTCTCAAGCTGCAGGCAATTCGGGTCCAAACCTTTACACAATGCCAAATCTTGCACCGTGGATCACTTCCGTGGCTGCTTCCACCATAGACAGAAAGTTTTTAACCAATCTCCAACTTGGCGATGGCCGAATCTTCCAG GGAATTTCAGTGAATACATTTAGTCCAGCACAGAAGAGTTACCCTTTAATTTATGGGGGAGATGCACCAGCTGCTGGATTTAGTAGTTCCACATCCAG GTTTTGCGATGAAAATTCTTTGGATGGAGCTATGGTGAGAGGGAAAATTGTTTTGTGTGATggcttttcttcttctccataTGTGGGATTTGCTTCTGGGGCTGCTGGTCTTATATTCACTGATCAATTTGTGGCAGAAGTATTTGCTTTGCCAGCTATTAGCATTACCGCAAGTGATGGGAAATCcgtattttcttatttaaagtCAACAAGGTATAAAACTTTTCTTCAATCTATAAAAGATCATACATTGGTGATgtataattttgttcaatt TAATCCAGCAGCTACCATATTCAAGACTCACGAAGGAAAAGATTCATCAGCCCCTTACATTGCTCCTTTCTCATCAAGAGGTCCAAATAAGGTCACTCCAAATATTCTTAAG CCTGATATAGCTGCTCCAGGAGTTGACATTCTGGCTGCATGGTCTCCGATTTCTCCTATTTCTGGTGTTAAAGGAGAGACAAGagtaacaaatttcaaaatagcATCTGGAACGTCAATGGCATGCCCTCATGTTTCTGCAGCAGCTGCTTACGTCAAATCATTTCATCCCAACTGGTCTCCTGCTGCTATAAAATCCACGTTGATGACAACtg CTACTCCTATGAATCCTGCACTTGATGTAGATGCTGAATTTGCTTACGGTGCGGGGCAACTCAATCCTTTGAAGGCAGTAAATCCTGGACTAGTTTATGATGCTGGTGAATATGATTATATTAGTTTTCTGTGTGCAGAAGGTTATGGTTCTAGAGCGCTGCGAAGAATTACAGGAGATAACAGCACATGCACATCAGAAAATACAGGGTCTGTTTTCAACCTTAATCTCCCATCTTTTGCTCTATCAACCCCTCGCTCAAGCGACAACAATGTCACTTTCGGTAGAACTGTCACAAATGTTGGATCAGCTACATCCACATATAAGGCCATAATAACTGCACATCCATCTTCTTTAAATGTCCAAGTACTGCCAAGTGTTTTGGCCTTCTCGTCATTGGGTGAGAGGCTGTCTTTTACCCTTAAGATTGAAGGAAGCATTAATGCGGActtggtttctttttctttgatttgggACGATGGCACTTTTAAGGCAAGGAGTCCCATTGTTGTTTATGTTCCCTAA